Below is a genomic region from Sphingopyxis terrae subsp. terrae NBRC 15098.
AGGGAGGCCAGTGATGTTCGAATCGATCACCCGCCATCCGATGCGGCTGCTCGTCGGCCTCGTCGCCATTCTCGTGATCCTGTCGCAGACGCTGGCGATCGTTCCCGAGGACAAGCAGGCGCTGATCCTGCGCTTCGGCGAAATCGAGCGCACGGTGAATCGCTACAAGGCGAACGAGGAATTCGGCCGGTCGGGTGCGGGCCTTGTCCTGCGCGTGCCGTTCACCGATGGGATCCAATATATCGACAAGCGCATTCTGGGCATCAACATGGAGCGCCAGCAGGTGCTCTCCACCGATCAGCAACGGCTGCAGGTCGATGCCTTCGCACGCTTCCGCATCACCAACCCGGTGCGCATGTACACCGCGATCCGGACCGAGGATAAATTGCAGCAACAGCTGGCGACAATCCTCGGCTCGTCGCTGCGCAACGAACTCGGCAAGCGGACCTTCGCGACCCTGCTCTCGCCCGAACGCGGTGCGGTGATGGACAATATTCAGGTCGCGCTCAATCGCGAGGCGCACAAATATGGCGCCGAAATCATCGACGTGCGGATCAAGCGCGCCGACCTCCCCGAAGGCGCAACGCTGCAGGCGGCCTATGACCGCATGCGCACCGCGCGCCAGCAGGAAGCGATCGCGATCCGCGCCGAAGGGCAGAAGGAAGCGCAGATCATTCGCGGTAACGCCGATGGCGAAGCCGCGCGCATCTATGCCGCCAGCTTCGGCAAGGATCCCGAATTCTATGATTTCTATCGCGCCATGCAGAGTTATCGTCAGACATTCCTGGGTGAGAATAACAAGGGCGGAACGTCGATCATCATGTCGCCCGACAATGAATATCTGAAGCGTTTCAGCGGCGGATAGCGGCCGGACGGCGGATGAACCGGACGTGCAGTCGCCGTTCATGTTCAATTGCCGTTCAGCCGCACGGCCCCAAATGAAGCCTGCCGGGGTCCTTGGGTTTTTTCGCAAGAGAGAAGGATTTGCGATCGTGCGTTATGTTTATGGCATCACTTCGGCTTTGCTGGTGGGTGGCACAGCGCTCGCGCTCGTCACCCAGTCGCCCGTTATCGCGCAGGTCGCGCAGAACGAGCGCAGCGAAATCGCCAAGGCGGTTCCGCGCGCCGGCGCGCCCGAAAGCTTCGCCGACCTGGTCGAGCAGCTGCAGCCCGCAGTGGTCAACATCTCGACCAAGCAGGAAGTCACGCTGGGCGTCCGGCTCGATCCGTTCGCGGGAACGCGCGAACCGGTCACGCAGGAGCAGCAGGGCGGCGGTTCGGGCTTTCTGATCTCGGACGACGGCTATATCGTCACCAACAACCATGTCGTCACCGGCGGTCCGCGCGGCGAACAGGTGAACCAGGTCACGGTGACGCTGACCAACGGCAAGGAATTTCAGGCCAAGATCGTCGGCCGCGACGTCGCCTCCGACCTCGCGCTGCTCAAGATCGACGCGACCGGCATGCCGTTCGTGAAATTCGGCGACAGCGGCAAGGCGCGCGTTGGCGACTGGGTGGTTGCGATCGGCAACCCGCTCGGCCTCGGCTCGACCGTCACCGCCGGCATTATCTCGGCGGTGCAGCGCAATATCGGCAGTGGCGGTGCTTATGACCGCTACATCCAGACCGACACGGCGATCAATCGCGGCAACTCGGGCGGTCCGCTGTTCGACCTGCACGGCAATGTCGTCGGCATCAACAATATGCTGATCTCGCCCGTCGGCGCGAACATCGGGGTCAATTTCGCCATTCCGGCCGATGCAGCGATCCCGGTGATCAACGCGCTGCGCGCCGGCGAGCGTGTCGAGCGCGGCTATCTGGGCATCGGCATCGCGCCGGTCGGCGAGGATATGGCCGCGGCGCTCGGCCTGCCCAAGGATCGCGGCGAATTCGTCCAGCGCGTCGAGGATGACGGTGCCGCGGCGAAGGCGGGCATCAAGCGCGGCGACGTCGTGACCAAGGTCAACGGCAAGGATGTGACGCCGCAGCAGACGCTGTCCTACATCGTCGCGAACACCAAGCCGGGGACGCGTATCCCGATCGAGGTCGTGCGCGACGGCAAGACGATGACGCTCAACGCCGTCGTCGGCACGCGTCCGCCCGAAGACCAGCTCGCCGGCAATGATTTCGACCCCGAAGACGATCAGGCGACGCCTGACGACAACAGCGGGAGCGTTTCGGACAAGGCGGTCCAGGACAATCTGGGCCTCGCGGTGCAGACGCTGACCCCCGACATCGCGCGCGCTGTCGGCGTCGATGCATCGACCAAGGGCCTCGTCATCGGCGCCGCGTCGAGCAACAGCGATGCTGGCCGCAAGGGCCTGCGCCGCGGCGACGTGATCCTCAGCGTCAACCGCACCCCGGTGACGACGAGCGAGGGCCTGGCCAAGGCGGTGGCGGAAGCGAAGAAGGCTGGCCGCGACGCGGTGCTGATGGAAATTCTCCGCCGCGGCGGTCCGTCGGCGTTTATCGCGATCCGCATCAAGCCGTAATCGCGCAGCATCGTCAACGTTTCGAAAGGGGCGCCCGGACATCGACCGGGCGCCCTTTTCTTTTCTTGTCGTATACATTGTTCCTGATATGTTCTTGCTTCAACGAATCGGGAGATGACCAATGATCGGATATGTGACGCTCGGCACCAACGACCTCACCAAAGCGGCGGTTTTTTACGACGCGATCGCCGCCGAACTGGGTGTGCCGCGCATGATGGAATTCGACAATTTCATTGCTTGGGGCAAGGAGGGCGGCGGCGCGGGCATTGGCCTGACCAAGCCGTTCGACGGCAATGTCGCTACCGTCGGTAATGGCGTGATGGTGGCGCTGGAGGCCAGCGATACCGATCAGGTCCAGCGCCTCTATGATATCGCGCTGGCGCATGGCGGCAGCGACGAAGGCGCCCCCGGTCCGCGCGGCGAAGGCTTTTACGCGGGCTATTTTCGCGATCCCGACGGCAACAAGCTCAACGCTTTCGTCATGGGGTGACGACGCGTCGGCGACGCGCACGGGCGTTGCAGCCATAGCCAGTCCTAACGGCCGGCCGCGGCGCATTGCCGCCGTACCGGTCGGCTGTTAGCCTGCGGCACTCGTCCGTTTGCGAAAGGATCGTCATGCGTTGGAAGACGGCCATTGGTGTCGCGGTGATGCTCGGCTGTGCGTCGCCAACGCTCGCGCAGGAAAGCGCAGGGCAGAGCCTCGACGAAATCGCGCCTCAGATCGACGCGCTCTTTGCCCGCTATCAGGCCGATCAGCATATCCCGGGTCTCGTCTATGGCATCGTGCAGGATGGCAAGCTCGTCTATCTGAAGGGGCGCGGGGTCCAGGATGTGACGACCGGAACGCCGGTCGACGGCGATACGCTGTTCCGGATCGCCTCGATGACCAAGGCCTTCACCGCGCTGGCAGTGCTCAACCTGCGCGACCGGGGCAAGCTGCGGCTCGACGATCTGGCCGAAGATTATGTCCCAGAAATGAAGCGCTGGATCTATCCGACCGCGGACAGTCCGCGCATTCGTGTGCGCGACCTGCTCCACCATGTCGCGGGGTTCGTCACCGACGATCCGTGGGGCGACCGCCAGCAGATATTGTCGCAGGACGATTTTACCAAGATGCTGACCGCCGGCGTCCCCTTCACGCAGGCGCCGCAGAGCCGCTTCGAATATTCGAACTTCGGCTATGCCCTGCTCGGCCGCATCGTCGCCAATGCGTCGGGTATGCCCTATGCCGACTATGTCCGCATCACCATCCTCCGCCCGCTGGGGATGGAGGCCAGCGGCTATGACGTGACGCGCGCGCCGCGCGCGCATTATGCCCGCGGCTACCGCTGGGAAGGTGAGGCGTGGGTGCCCGAACCCGAAATGGCCGACGGTGCCTTCAATAGCATGGGCGGGCTGCAGGTCAGCGCGCGGGACTATGCCAAATGGGTCGCCTTTCTGCTGTCTGCCTGGCCGCCGCGCAACGAGGCCGATGCTGGGCCAATCCGCCGCGCAACGGTGCGCGAGATCGCGCAGGGTCTGAACTTCGTCTCGCTGGCGACGCGCGCCGGCGCGAGCGGCGAGACGGCGTGCAAGCAGGCCGCGGCCTATGGCATGGGTTGGCGCGTTGCGCAGGACTGCGACCTGGGGCTCACCCTGTCGCACGGCGGTGGCTATCCAGGATATGGCAGCCATGTGATGCTGATGCCCGACTTCGGCGCCGGCGTCTTTGCGCTGTCGAACCGCACCTATGCCGGACCGTCGGCGCCCGCCTGGGACACGGCGGTAGCGATGGAGAAGGCGGGATTGCTCAAAACCCGGCCAGCGTCGGTCACGCCCGACATGGCCGCGATGATCGCTGCGTCGCGCGCCGTCTATGACGCGGGCGACCTGGCGCCGATACAGGACCGGTTGGCGATGAACTTCCTGATGGATCGCTCGGCGGCGTTATGGGCGAAGGACCTGGCGGCGCTGAAAGATCAGCTGGGCGCATGTCCGACCGCCGAGCCGCCCGTCGCGCGCGGCGCGCTGGGGGCCTTGTTCCGGCTCAATTGCGAGCGCGGCAAGCTCGACGGTCAGATTCTGCTAGCCCCGACGCATCCGCTGACGGTTCAGGCCCTGCGCCTTCGTCCAGCACGCGACTAGCTCGCGGGGCGAGCCGGTGCCGCTTTGGCCGCGCCGCGCGGGCGCCGGGCGAAAAGCGGCTTCAAGGCGGCGCCGAGCTGCGCGAAGCCGCGGTCGAGGTCGGCGCTGAAGCGCGCATGATCGGCGTTCCAGCTCCGCATCCAGATTTCATCCATCATCGTCTGTCTCCATCGGTTGCGATGAAGTGCAGATGCGCCCTCGCTAGCGCCTTCGCCAATTAAAGCTTTGCACATAGATATAAGTTTGCCTTATGCACCGGTGATGCCGAAACTGCCGCCCCTTGCTGCCGTCCGTGCCTTTGAATCGGCTGCAAGGCTGGAAAATTTCTCGCGCGCTGCCGAGGAACTGGGGATGACGCAGGCAGCGGTCAGCTATCAGGTCCGCCAATTGGAAGACCGGCTAGGCCGCGCGCTGTTCGTGCGTGAGAAAGGGCGCGTGCGGTTGTCGGAGACCGGCCAACGCGTGTTCCCCGCGATCCGCGCCGCCTTTGCCGCAATGCACGATGCCTTCGCTGCACTTGGCAGCGACGAGACCGACGTGCTGACGATCAGCTCCGTGACGAGCTTCGGCGGCGCATGGCTGAGCGCACGTATCGGCCGCTTCCAGCTCGCTTACCCCGACCTTGCCGTGCGCATGTCGATGAGCAACGATCTCGTCGACTTCGACGCGTCGAACGTCGATGTGGCGATCCGCCTGGGAATGGGCCCCTGGCCCGGCCTGCGCAGCGACTTTCTGATGCGCCAGACGCTTGCTCCGCTCGCCGCACCATCGTTCATCGCCGAGCATGCGATCCGCGAACCCGCCGACCTGCTGCGCGTCCAGCGGCTCGCCCCGAACGACAGCTGGTGGGCCGACTGGTTTGTCGCCGCGGGGGTTGCGACTCCGCTGGCGCCATCGCGCCTCGGCATCGAGCTCGACAGCCAGTTGCAGGAGGCGAGCGCGGTGCAGGCGGGCTTCGGGGCCGCGATGATGACCCCGCTGTTCTGGCAGGCCGACCTTGCCAGCGGCCGGATGGTCCAGCCCTTCGATACACTCTATGTCGCCGATGCCGGCCTTTGGCTCGTGCACCGCGAAAATCGCGTCGGGGTGCGCAAGATCGAGCGCTTCCGCGAATGGCTGCACGCCGAATTGAAGAAGGATCGCCACCTGCTGCCCGAGGCGCTATGGCAGCCGCCGTCATGACCTTCACCGCCGTCCCGCTCACGCTCTATCCCGACATGTTCCCCGGTCCGCTGGGGCACAGCATGGCGGGACGTGCGCTCGAAAGCGGGACATGGGCGTGCGCGCCCGTCCAGATCCGCGATTTTGCCACCGACAGGCACCGCACCGTCGACGATACGCCCGCGGGCGGCGGCGCCGGCATGGTGCTGAAGGCCGATGTCCTCGGCGCTGCGATCGATCATGCGACGGCGGCGCATCCGGGGTTGCCGCTGCTCGCCATGACCCCGCGCGGTGCGCCGGTCACGCAGAAGCGCGTGCGCGACCTTGCCGCGGGTCCGGGGGCGATCATCCTGTGCGGCCGGTTCGAGGGTTTCGACGAACGCATCTTCGACGCACGGCCGATCGAGCAGCTTTCGATGGGCGACATCGTGCTTTCGGGCGGCGAGATGGGGGCGCTGATGCTGCTCGACGCTTGCATTCGGCTGCTTCCCGGCGTAATGGGCGCGGCTTCAAGCGGCGACGACGAATCGTTCGAGAACGGTTTGCTCGAATATCCGCACTATACCCGGCCCGTCACATGGGAAGGGCGCACGATCCCCGAAGTGCTGCGATCGGGGGATCATGCGAAGATCGCCGCCTGGCGGAAACAACAGGCGCAAGATCATACACGGTTACGCAGGCCGGACCTTTGGGAGCGTCATGAGGACGCTCGGGCCCGACCTGCCTCTGGCGCGCGGCAAAAGAAGAAGGACTAGAGGCATGAACCTCATCCAGACGATCGAAGCCGAAGAAATTGCCAAGGCCGGCAAAGAGATTCCGACGTTCCGCCCCGGCGACACGCTGCGCGTCGGCGTGAAGGTGGTCGAAGGCGAACGCACCCGCGTCCAGAATTTCGAAGGCGTGTGCATCGCGCGCTCGAACAAGGGCATGGGCTCGAACTTCACCGTGCGCAAAATGTCGTTCGGCGAAGGCGTCGAGCGCGTCTTCCCGCTTTATTCG
It encodes:
- the rplS gene encoding 50S ribosomal protein L19 produces the protein MNLIQTIEAEEIAKAGKEIPTFRPGDTLRVGVKVVEGERTRVQNFEGVCIARSNKGMGSNFTVRKMSFGEGVERVFPLYSPNIDSITVVRKGAVRRAKLYYLRGRTGKSARIAERRDYRSEAGEG
- a CDS encoding VOC family protein, with protein sequence MIGYVTLGTNDLTKAAVFYDAIAAELGVPRMMEFDNFIAWGKEGGGAGIGLTKPFDGNVATVGNGVMVALEASDTDQVQRLYDIALAHGGSDEGAPGPRGEGFYAGYFRDPDGNKLNAFVMG
- a CDS encoding Do family serine endopeptidase produces the protein MRYVYGITSALLVGGTALALVTQSPVIAQVAQNERSEIAKAVPRAGAPESFADLVEQLQPAVVNISTKQEVTLGVRLDPFAGTREPVTQEQQGGGSGFLISDDGYIVTNNHVVTGGPRGEQVNQVTVTLTNGKEFQAKIVGRDVASDLALLKIDATGMPFVKFGDSGKARVGDWVVAIGNPLGLGSTVTAGIISAVQRNIGSGGAYDRYIQTDTAINRGNSGGPLFDLHGNVVGINNMLISPVGANIGVNFAIPADAAIPVINALRAGERVERGYLGIGIAPVGEDMAAALGLPKDRGEFVQRVEDDGAAAKAGIKRGDVVTKVNGKDVTPQQTLSYIVANTKPGTRIPIEVVRDGKTMTLNAVVGTRPPEDQLAGNDFDPEDDQATPDDNSGSVSDKAVQDNLGLAVQTLTPDIARAVGVDASTKGLVIGAASSNSDAGRKGLRRGDVILSVNRTPVTTSEGLAKAVAEAKKAGRDAVLMEILRRGGPSAFIAIRIKP
- a CDS encoding LysR substrate-binding domain-containing protein, yielding MPKLPPLAAVRAFESAARLENFSRAAEELGMTQAAVSYQVRQLEDRLGRALFVREKGRVRLSETGQRVFPAIRAAFAAMHDAFAALGSDETDVLTISSVTSFGGAWLSARIGRFQLAYPDLAVRMSMSNDLVDFDASNVDVAIRLGMGPWPGLRSDFLMRQTLAPLAAPSFIAEHAIREPADLLRVQRLAPNDSWWADWFVAAGVATPLAPSRLGIELDSQLQEASAVQAGFGAAMMTPLFWQADLASGRMVQPFDTLYVADAGLWLVHRENRVGVRKIERFREWLHAELKKDRHLLPEALWQPPS
- a CDS encoding serine hydrolase domain-containing protein; its protein translation is MRWKTAIGVAVMLGCASPTLAQESAGQSLDEIAPQIDALFARYQADQHIPGLVYGIVQDGKLVYLKGRGVQDVTTGTPVDGDTLFRIASMTKAFTALAVLNLRDRGKLRLDDLAEDYVPEMKRWIYPTADSPRIRVRDLLHHVAGFVTDDPWGDRQQILSQDDFTKMLTAGVPFTQAPQSRFEYSNFGYALLGRIVANASGMPYADYVRITILRPLGMEASGYDVTRAPRAHYARGYRWEGEAWVPEPEMADGAFNSMGGLQVSARDYAKWVAFLLSAWPPRNEADAGPIRRATVREIAQGLNFVSLATRAGASGETACKQAAAYGMGWRVAQDCDLGLTLSHGGGYPGYGSHVMLMPDFGAGVFALSNRTYAGPSAPAWDTAVAMEKAGLLKTRPASVTPDMAAMIAASRAVYDAGDLAPIQDRLAMNFLMDRSAALWAKDLAALKDQLGACPTAEPPVARGALGALFRLNCERGKLDGQILLAPTHPLTVQALRLRPARD
- the trmD gene encoding tRNA (guanosine(37)-N1)-methyltransferase TrmD produces the protein MTFTAVPLTLYPDMFPGPLGHSMAGRALESGTWACAPVQIRDFATDRHRTVDDTPAGGGAGMVLKADVLGAAIDHATAAHPGLPLLAMTPRGAPVTQKRVRDLAAGPGAIILCGRFEGFDERIFDARPIEQLSMGDIVLSGGEMGALMLLDACIRLLPGVMGAASSGDDESFENGLLEYPHYTRPVTWEGRTIPEVLRSGDHAKIAAWRKQQAQDHTRLRRPDLWERHEDARARPASGARQKKKD
- the hflC gene encoding protease modulator HflC, translated to MFESITRHPMRLLVGLVAILVILSQTLAIVPEDKQALILRFGEIERTVNRYKANEEFGRSGAGLVLRVPFTDGIQYIDKRILGINMERQQVLSTDQQRLQVDAFARFRITNPVRMYTAIRTEDKLQQQLATILGSSLRNELGKRTFATLLSPERGAVMDNIQVALNREAHKYGAEIIDVRIKRADLPEGATLQAAYDRMRTARQQEAIAIRAEGQKEAQIIRGNADGEAARIYAASFGKDPEFYDFYRAMQSYRQTFLGENNKGGTSIIMSPDNEYLKRFSGG